The following proteins are encoded in a genomic region of Syngnathus scovelli strain Florida unplaced genomic scaffold, RoL_Ssco_1.2 HiC_scaffold_28, whole genome shotgun sequence:
- the LOC125993343 gene encoding janus kinase and microtubule-interacting protein 3-like — protein sequence MLYEALPQRDCPATDGEKASHAGVNDVLTADQREELRSAVDQWKRALMCELRERDACNLQERMDLLHSAQQRNKELKEFIEAQKRQIKQLEEKFLFLFLFFSLAFILWP from the exons atgttgtacgaggcgctaccgcagcgggactgccccgccacggacggcgaaaaagccagccacgctggcgtgaatgacgtgctgacggcggatcagagagaagagcttaggagcgccgtggaccaatggaagcgagccctgatgtgcgagttgagggagcgcgacgcttgcaatctccaagagagaatggatctgctgcacagcgcgcaacag aggaacaaagagctgaaagaattcatcgaagctcagaagagacaaatcaaacaattggaggagaagtttctgtttctctttctattcttctccttggccttcattctgtggccctaa